The Salinispora tropica CNB-440 genome has a window encoding:
- a CDS encoding helix-turn-helix domain-containing protein produces MDDAVERAIEYLWERYDRPLTLTEIADSAGLSRFYFARLFRNSTGITPGRFLAAIRIYHAKRLLLETPLRITDVSVLVGYSSLGSFSNCFTSSVGISPGRFRRLAPTGAPELSGLPPAHRAGSGAIAGTISLPAGHGNAQVYLGAFPTRIVQHRAVAAMVVDVPGGRPSCYHLPHVPDGTWFVHAVAVADGVGPEARRRTALIGMHPLVAVAADGVTSAAVRLRRRRATDPPVLLALPELTPLPAPATGGCPATTARQTQLARPSTLPRQPALTGLARTVP; encoded by the coding sequence ATGGACGATGCAGTCGAACGGGCGATCGAGTATCTCTGGGAGCGTTACGACAGGCCGCTGACGCTGACCGAGATTGCGGACAGTGCTGGCCTCAGCCGGTTCTATTTCGCCCGACTTTTTCGTAATTCAACCGGAATCACTCCTGGTCGTTTCCTGGCCGCAATTCGTATCTATCACGCCAAGCGCCTTCTCCTCGAGACCCCGCTGCGGATAACGGACGTCTCCGTGCTGGTGGGGTACAGCAGTCTCGGCTCCTTCAGTAACTGCTTCACATCCAGTGTCGGGATCTCACCCGGCCGGTTTCGTCGCCTTGCGCCCACCGGTGCGCCGGAGCTGTCCGGCCTACCGCCGGCCCACCGCGCCGGCTCGGGGGCGATCGCCGGCACGATCAGCCTGCCGGCAGGGCACGGTAACGCCCAGGTGTACCTGGGTGCGTTCCCGACCCGAATCGTGCAGCACCGCGCAGTTGCGGCGATGGTCGTCGACGTGCCGGGAGGCCGTCCGTCCTGCTACCACCTGCCGCACGTGCCCGACGGCACCTGGTTCGTGCACGCGGTGGCGGTGGCCGACGGCGTCGGCCCCGAAGCCCGCCGCCGCACCGCACTGATCGGCATGCACCCCTTGGTGGCGGTCGCCGCGGACGGTGTGACCAGTGCCGCGGTTCGCCTGCGCCGTCGACGGGCGACCGACCCACCTGTCCTGCTCGCGTTACCGGAACTCACGCCCCTGCCAGCGCCCGCGACCGGCGGGTGCCCGGCCACCACGGCACGGCAGACGCAGCTCGCGCGCCCCTCGACCCTGCCCCGCCAGCCGGCGCTGACGGGGCTGGCGCGAACGGTGCCCTGA
- a CDS encoding NDP-hexose 2,3-dehydratase family protein, translating to MTSAVLLQPRSGSTLTERLARSAVATEGAGIATSDVPDWLAAERLACRTRVRQIPFADLDGWSFRAGSGNLRHRSGRFFTVEGLHVVRPDVGMEWQQPIIVQTEIGILGILAKEFDGTLHFLMQAKVEPGNPNLVQLSPTVQATRSNYTKAHGGTAVKYLEHFLDPPPGGVLTDVLQSEHGAWFYRKRNRNMIVEITGEVPADERFRWLTLGQLGRLLQQDNVVNMDSRTVLASAPLAYPEHGAIRSDADVASWFTGQRASHEVRAHRIPLAQVAGWCRDEHRIYRPDQRYFRVLAVAVEGANREVSSWSQPLIEPVAPGVVGFAYRTFAGVPHVLVHARVEGGFLDTVELAPTVQCVPANYTQASAAQRPPFLDLMLEAPPERVRYAATHSEEGGRFRNAESRYLVVATDEAATPTEAPPGYHWVTPGQLSWLAGHSRYVNVQARTLLAILQTRAAEIGQDSWVGHAAGRYPAART from the coding sequence GTGACCTCAGCCGTACTGCTCCAACCGCGTTCCGGCAGCACGCTCACCGAACGGCTCGCGCGTTCGGCCGTCGCTACCGAGGGCGCCGGGATCGCGACGTCCGATGTGCCGGACTGGCTCGCCGCCGAGCGGCTAGCCTGCCGGACTCGAGTGCGACAGATCCCGTTCGCGGATTTGGACGGTTGGTCGTTCCGGGCGGGATCCGGCAACCTGCGACACCGCAGTGGACGGTTCTTCACGGTGGAGGGCCTGCACGTCGTCCGACCGGACGTGGGCATGGAGTGGCAGCAGCCGATCATCGTGCAAACGGAGATCGGCATCCTCGGCATCCTGGCGAAGGAGTTCGACGGAACACTGCACTTCCTCATGCAGGCGAAGGTAGAGCCGGGCAACCCCAACCTGGTGCAGCTGTCGCCCACCGTGCAGGCCACCAGGAGTAACTACACGAAGGCCCACGGCGGGACGGCGGTGAAGTACCTGGAACACTTCCTTGATCCACCCCCGGGCGGGGTACTCACCGATGTCCTGCAGTCCGAGCACGGTGCCTGGTTCTACCGCAAGCGCAATCGCAACATGATCGTCGAGATAACAGGTGAGGTTCCGGCTGACGAGCGCTTCCGCTGGCTTACGCTCGGTCAGCTGGGTCGCCTCCTCCAGCAGGACAATGTGGTCAACATGGACTCGCGGACGGTGCTGGCGAGCGCTCCGCTGGCGTATCCCGAGCACGGCGCCATCCGCTCCGACGCGGATGTGGCGTCCTGGTTTACCGGTCAACGGGCCAGCCACGAGGTGCGGGCCCACCGCATCCCGTTGGCGCAGGTTGCTGGCTGGTGCCGCGACGAGCACCGCATCTACCGTCCGGATCAGCGGTACTTCCGGGTGTTGGCGGTCGCTGTTGAGGGCGCGAACCGGGAGGTTTCAAGCTGGAGCCAGCCGTTGATCGAGCCGGTGGCCCCGGGCGTGGTGGGCTTCGCGTACCGGACCTTCGCCGGTGTCCCACACGTTCTCGTGCACGCGCGGGTGGAGGGCGGCTTCCTCGACACCGTGGAGCTGGCGCCGACCGTGCAGTGCGTCCCAGCGAACTACACCCAGGCGTCAGCGGCACAGCGCCCCCCGTTTCTTGACCTGATGCTGGAAGCACCCCCGGAACGGGTCCGGTACGCGGCGACGCATTCCGAGGAGGGCGGTCGGTTCCGGAATGCCGAGAGTCGTTACCTCGTGGTCGCCACCGATGAGGCGGCGACGCCGACCGAGGCGCCGCCCGGCTACCACTGGGTCACTCCGGGCCAGCTCAGCTGGCTTGCCGGGCACAGCCGCTATGTCAACGTCCAGGCCCGGACCTTGCTGGCAATCCTGCAGACCCGGGCAGCCGAAATCGGCCAGGACTCGTGGGTGGGGCACGCCGCGGGCCGCTACCCCGCGGCGCGCACGTGA
- a CDS encoding sulfotransferase family protein has product MLRLINTGLGRTGTTSLKVALERLGYGPCYHMFDIVNDSDRLQQWEEVVCDGQRPDWKMLFDGFTSVVDGPSAVYHKDITQTFPEAKVILTIRDSEEWYRSTYDTLYQFAVRNRENPPEPGSMPARMYRFVNTMVWDGLFGGRFADKGYAIDVFRRHNEEVANSVAPGNLLTYDVRQGWQPLCAFLGVPVPAEDFPHANDGESMRRVIRDVGGGAAGAATN; this is encoded by the coding sequence ATGTTACGGCTCATCAATACCGGCCTGGGCAGGACTGGCACCACATCACTGAAGGTGGCGTTGGAGCGCCTCGGCTACGGACCCTGCTATCACATGTTTGACATCGTCAACGACTCGGACCGGCTCCAGCAGTGGGAAGAAGTCGTCTGCGACGGACAGCGGCCCGACTGGAAGATGCTGTTCGACGGCTTCACCTCCGTCGTGGATGGGCCCAGCGCTGTCTACCACAAGGACATCACCCAGACGTTCCCCGAGGCGAAGGTGATTCTGACTATTCGGGACAGTGAGGAATGGTACCGAAGCACGTACGACACGCTGTACCAGTTCGCCGTGCGGAACCGCGAAAATCCGCCGGAACCCGGCTCCATGCCGGCCCGGATGTACCGATTCGTGAACACCATGGTCTGGGATGGCCTCTTCGGCGGACGCTTCGCCGACAAGGGCTACGCCATTGATGTGTTCCGTCGGCACAACGAGGAGGTCGCCAACTCCGTAGCCCCCGGCAACCTGCTCACTTATGACGTACGGCAGGGATGGCAGCCGCTGTGCGCGTTCCTCGGGGTCCCGGTGCCGGCGGAGGACTTCCCACACGCCAACGATGGCGAGTCGATGCGCCGGGTCATCCGGGACGTCGGCGGCGGGGCCGCTGGCGCCGCGACCAACTGA